From one Humulus lupulus chromosome 8, drHumLupu1.1, whole genome shotgun sequence genomic stretch:
- the LOC133797125 gene encoding protein DETOXIFICATION 51-like gives MCNPTTTSSTTNETEHKQPQTHLYRVLLSLPNTIKDQEKTTAKADDDHHHKESNYALNSFTSDIISEAKSLFSLGFPIALTALILYSRSIISMLFLGHLGDFQLAAGSLAIAFANITGYSVLSGLALGMEPLCSQAFGAQRPKLLSITLHRSIIFLLVSSLPISLLWINMSRILFCLNQDPSITNMAHTYLLFSLPDLFTNSFIHPIRIYLRSQGITVPLTLASLAGTLFHFPLNFLLVTRLGFGVAGVAAASSAANLFVLLCLVAYVWWDSRLLEPAWSAPSRECLTGWKPLLRLAAPSCVSVCLEWWWYEIMIVLCGFLADPKSTVASMGVLIQTTSLIYVFPSSLGFAVSTRVGNELGANRPHRAKLSAAVAVLLAFVTGLSAMSFAYGMKDTWGRMFTSDAEILRLTSSALPILGLCELGNCPQTVGCGVLRGSARPCNAANVNVSAFYLVGMPVAIGLSFWVGIGFCGLWVGLLSAQICCAGLMLYVVGTTDWDFQAKRAQMLTCAGCEDNILPSIDCKGDEEPLICIVVT, from the coding sequence ATGTGTAATCCTACTACTACTTCCTCAACAACCAACGAAACAGAGCATAAACAGCCGCAAACCCATCTATATCGTGTCCTTTTATCCCTACCCAACACCATTaaagatcaagaaaagaccaCCGCAAAAGCTGATGATGACCACCACCACAAAGAATCAAACTACGCTCTAAACAGCTTCACATCTGACATAATCTCCGAAGCCAAATCCCTCTTCAGCTTGGGCTTCCCTATTGCCTTGACAGCTCTCATTCTCTACTCCCGCTCAATCATCTCCATGCTCTTTCTTGGTCACCTCGGCGACTTCCAACTCGCCGCCGGCTCCCTCGCCATCGCCTTTGCAAACATCACAGGTTACTCTGTTTTATCGGGTCTAGCTTTGGGCATGGAGCCCCTATGCTCCCAGGCCTTCGGGGCCCAACGTCCGAAACTCCTTTCCATTACCCTTCACCGCTCTATCATCTTCCTCCTGGTTTCGTCCTTACCCATTTCGCTTCTGTGGATCAACATGTCAAGAATCCTCTTCTGTTTAAACCAGGACCCCAGTATCACAAATATGGCTCATACGTACCTTCTCTTCTCACTCCCTGACCTCTTCACCAACTCTTTTATACACCCAATCCGCATTTACCTTCGCTCCCAGGGGATCACCGTCCCGCTCACCCTAGCATCCCTCGCCGGGACACTTTTCCACTTCCCACTCAACTTCCTGCTCGTGACTCGACTTGGGTTCGGAGTAGCCGGCGTCGCGGCCGCTTCATCTGCGGCTAACCTTTTCGTACTCCTCTGCCTCGTCGCCTACGTCTGGTGGGATTCTCGATTGCTCGAGCCGGCATGGTCCGCTCCAAGCCGCGAGTGCTTGACGGGCTGGAAGCCTCTTCTCCGGTTAGCTGCCCCGAGCTGTGTCTCCGTTTGCTTGGAGTGGTggtggtacgagatcatgatcGTGTTGTGTGGATTTTTAGCGGACCCCAAATCAACGGTCGCCTCGATGGGTGTGCTCATCCAAACGACGTCGTTGATCTACGTGTTCCCGTCGTCGCTCGGGTTCGCGGTATCGACCCGGGTTGGGAACGAACTCGGGGCGAACCGCCCACACCGAGCCAAGCTATCAGCTGCGGTGGCGGTGTTGTTGGCATTTGTGACAGGCCTATCAGCGATGAGTTTCGCTTACGGGATGAAGGACACGTGGGGCAGGATGTTCACGAGTGACGCTGAGATCCTACGGCTGACGTCGTCTGCTCTGCCAATCCTAGGGCTCTGCGAGCTTGGCAACTGTCCGCAGACGGTGGGGTGTGGGGTCCTGAGGGGGAGTGCGCGTCCCTGCAACGCGGCAAACGTGAACGTTAGCGCATTCTATCTGGTGGGCATGCCCGTAGCGATTGGGCTAAGTTTTTGGGTCGGAATTGGGTTTTGTGGGCTCTGGGTGGGCTTGTTATCGGCCCAAATATGTTGTGCTGGGCTTATGCTGTATGTTGTTGGGACCACAGACTGGGATTTCCAAGCTAAGAGGGCCCAAATGCTAACATGCGCCGGTTGTGAAGATAACATACTACCTAGTATCGATTGCAAGGGTGATGAGGAACCATTAATTTGCATTGTGGTGACTTGA